One Sphingomonas sp. OV641 genomic window carries:
- a CDS encoding HAD family phosphatase — MENSPPVSLAIYDLDRTITSLPTWTPYLLFAARRLRPIRFALLPAVAVSAAARALGIIDRDRLKEAMHRFLLGPSLSPQQLEPVSQAFAEWIVRAHIRPGARTQMEADRREGRRIVIATAAHRFYADPIARLLGADDLVATEASRGMTGDIQPLLNGPNCYGDAKQAMIAAWFARSGMNRADTHIRFYSDHASDRPTFDWVDEAVAVNPHRKLRAMAAERGWRVVDWGGGSGGPRPD, encoded by the coding sequence ATGGAAAACTCGCCGCCGGTCTCGCTCGCGATCTACGACCTGGATCGCACGATCACCAGTCTTCCGACCTGGACACCCTATCTGCTGTTCGCGGCCCGGCGGCTGCGGCCGATCCGCTTTGCCCTCCTGCCGGCCGTGGCTGTTTCCGCCGCCGCGCGCGCGCTAGGCATCATCGATCGCGACCGGCTGAAGGAGGCGATGCATCGCTTCCTGCTCGGCCCTTCTCTCTCGCCACAGCAGCTGGAGCCGGTGTCACAGGCGTTTGCGGAATGGATCGTTCGCGCGCACATCAGGCCGGGCGCGCGGACGCAGATGGAGGCTGATCGACGGGAAGGCCGCCGCATCGTGATCGCCACCGCCGCTCACCGATTCTATGCCGATCCGATCGCACGATTGCTTGGTGCGGACGATCTTGTTGCAACCGAGGCATCGCGCGGAATGACGGGCGATATCCAGCCGCTGCTGAATGGCCCGAACTGTTACGGCGACGCCAAGCAGGCGATGATTGCCGCATGGTTCGCCCGCAGCGGCATGAACCGTGCGGACACACACATCCGATTCTATTCCGATCACGCCAGCGACCGGCCGACCTTCGACTGGGTCGACGAAGCGGTCGCCGTCAATCCGCATCGCAAGCTGCGCGCGATGGCAGCCGAGCGAGGGTGGCGTGTGGTGGACTGGGGGGGCGGGTCGGGCGGACCTCGACCGGATTGA
- a CDS encoding lipopolysaccharide biosynthesis protein: MTSPLEAISPFRRALRNVGWLLTGKGVGAILSIVYLALATRSLGVQTFGVFTLILSTAQAVAALVGFQTWQIVVRFGMAHRERGSAAALARLIRFCLALDIGGALVGIIIAGVALWLMQGHFGWSAGLAWQAFGFSVVLLLSVRSTAVGILRLHDRFAIGAGADAVTPIARFVGAVIAVWQDASVTGFLIAWAAAEVLTATGYWISAARVAPHAIGGWRGVSEAPSENPGIWHFALVTNLNTTVNAASRQFAVVLVGLLTGAAAAGNYRLAYQLSQSLVRLADLFARGVFPEVTRAHASQRPEELRKLVRQSARLALGVGLATCLLVPPLGKPALYLIAGEAYLGAFPVLVLLGLAAGLDIMAVGFEPVLLGTGHAARALRIRMFSAVVLFCLVLLLMPGFGIIGAGVASLAASAVALIALMRSAYALTRA, encoded by the coding sequence TTGACGTCCCCCCTTGAAGCAATATCCCCCTTTCGGCGCGCGCTGCGCAATGTCGGCTGGCTGCTGACCGGCAAGGGCGTCGGCGCGATACTCAGCATCGTCTATCTGGCGCTGGCGACACGATCGCTGGGGGTTCAGACCTTCGGCGTCTTCACCCTGATCCTCAGCACCGCACAGGCGGTAGCGGCATTGGTCGGCTTTCAGACGTGGCAGATCGTGGTGCGGTTCGGGATGGCGCATCGCGAGCGCGGCTCCGCTGCCGCCCTCGCGCGCCTTATCCGCTTCTGCCTGGCGCTGGATATCGGCGGCGCGCTGGTCGGCATCATCATCGCTGGCGTCGCTCTATGGCTGATGCAGGGGCATTTCGGCTGGTCTGCCGGGCTCGCCTGGCAGGCATTCGGCTTTTCCGTGGTCCTGTTGCTGTCGGTACGCTCCACCGCAGTGGGCATCCTGCGGCTGCATGACCGCTTCGCCATTGGCGCAGGTGCCGATGCCGTGACGCCGATCGCCCGCTTCGTCGGTGCGGTGATCGCGGTATGGCAGGATGCTAGCGTGACCGGATTCCTGATCGCCTGGGCGGCCGCGGAAGTGCTGACGGCAACCGGCTATTGGATCAGCGCGGCGCGGGTTGCGCCGCACGCGATCGGCGGATGGCGCGGCGTGTCGGAGGCGCCGTCGGAAAACCCGGGCATCTGGCATTTCGCGCTGGTGACCAATCTGAACACGACGGTGAACGCGGCCAGCCGGCAATTTGCGGTGGTGCTCGTCGGTCTGCTCACCGGCGCTGCCGCCGCGGGCAATTATCGCCTCGCCTATCAGCTAAGCCAGTCGCTGGTCCGCCTGGCGGATCTGTTCGCGCGCGGCGTCTTTCCCGAAGTGACCCGCGCCCATGCCAGCCAGCGCCCGGAGGAACTGCGCAAGCTGGTGCGGCAATCGGCCCGGCTGGCATTAGGCGTGGGGCTGGCAACCTGCCTGCTGGTGCCCCCGCTCGGCAAGCCGGCGCTATACCTGATCGCCGGCGAGGCCTATCTCGGCGCCTTTCCGGTGCTCGTGCTGCTGGGCCTGGCCGCCGGACTGGACATCATGGCCGTGGGGTTCGAACCGGTGTTGCTGGGCACGGGCCACGCCGCGCGCGCACTGCGGATCCGGATGTTTTCGGCAGTAGTGCTTTTTTGCCTCGTCTTGCTCCTGATGCCTGGCTTCGGGATCATCGGGGCAGGCGTCGCGTCGCTCGCCGCCTCCGCCGTGGCGCTGATCGCGCTGATGCGTAGCGCCTATGCGCTCACCCGTGCCTGA
- a CDS encoding diacylglycerol kinase family protein, whose amino-acid sequence MKVLFPTGVALHPKVGPRADLMSDRGGKQLAPTPNSSFRFARGDARVGIISNPRSRRNWTVDLERKIGPGVLAAAPTTNEQLVKTLHSFAEQELELLVIDGGDGTVRDVLSAATGIYGDDLPPLALLPSGKTNALALDLGVPVGWSLQDAIAAHATGRIQTRAPIEIRRDAEEPLCGFIFGVGGFVMATELAQGTHRLGAIDGLAVGLSLIGAVAQTCFGSLANRWRVGERVEILDYATGETSVRNLYLLLGSTLERMPLGIKPLGKTGAGLDVLAVDAPPRMLPVAAAAVVAGREGGWLQRLGYHHGHGIPPVQLKLERGFILDGEMFPGGTIDVRTGAPIRFVTP is encoded by the coding sequence GTGAAAGTGCTTTTCCCGACGGGCGTCGCTCTTCATCCCAAGGTTGGGCCGCGCGCCGATCTGATGAGTGATCGAGGCGGCAAGCAGCTGGCCCCCACCCCCAATTCATCCTTCCGCTTCGCCCGGGGCGACGCGCGCGTGGGCATCATCAGCAACCCGCGCAGCCGGCGCAACTGGACTGTCGACCTGGAGCGCAAGATCGGCCCGGGTGTGCTGGCGGCCGCGCCGACGACCAACGAGCAGCTCGTCAAGACATTGCACTCGTTCGCCGAGCAGGAACTGGAACTGCTCGTCATCGACGGCGGCGACGGCACGGTGCGCGACGTGCTGAGCGCGGCGACCGGCATCTACGGCGACGACCTTCCTCCGCTAGCCCTGCTGCCGTCTGGCAAGACCAACGCGTTGGCGCTCGACCTTGGCGTGCCGGTGGGCTGGTCCTTGCAGGACGCGATCGCAGCCCATGCCACTGGACGGATCCAGACCCGCGCGCCGATCGAGATCCGGCGGGACGCCGAGGAACCGCTCTGCGGGTTCATCTTCGGTGTCGGTGGCTTCGTCATGGCGACCGAACTGGCGCAGGGGACCCACCGCCTGGGCGCGATCGACGGGCTGGCCGTTGGCCTGTCGCTGATCGGCGCGGTGGCGCAGACCTGCTTTGGCAGCCTGGCCAATCGCTGGCGCGTCGGCGAACGCGTGGAGATTCTCGATTACGCAACCGGCGAGACGAGCGTCCGCAACCTTTACCTGCTTTTGGGGTCCACGCTGGAGCGCATGCCGCTGGGCATCAAGCCGCTCGGCAAGACCGGCGCGGGGCTGGACGTGCTCGCCGTTGATGCGCCGCCGCGAATGCTGCCGGTGGCCGCCGCAGCGGTAGTCGCCGGGCGCGAGGGCGGATGGCTGCAGCGCCTCGGTTATCACCACGGGCATGGCATTCCGCCAGTGCAGCTGAAGCTGGAACGCGGCTTCATCCTCGACGGCGAAATGTTTCCGGGCGGCACGATCGACGTGCGCACGGGCGCGCCGATCCGGTTCGTCACGCCGTGA